In a genomic window of Erigeron canadensis isolate Cc75 chromosome 5, C_canadensis_v1, whole genome shotgun sequence:
- the LOC122602314 gene encoding protein PELPK1-like — protein MLSHRYPLFVIPLLIIALTSMRSSIILAEARNLLEIDFPDLPKPELPDFPEIPKLDFPELPKPELPDLLPEIPKPELPHLPSLEVPDLSDLPVPKFPNLPNDFPIPSEIP, from the coding sequence ATGTTGTCTCACAGATACCCTTTGTTTGTCATACCATTGTTGATCATAGCCTTGACATCAATGCGAAGCAGCATCATTTTAGCCGAGGCAAGAAATCTTTTAGAGATTGATTTCCCCGATCTTCCTAAGCCAGAACTTCCAGATTTTCCTGAAATCCCGAAGCTTGACTTTCCTGAACTTCCTAAACCAGAACTGCCCGACTTATTACCTGAGATTCCAAAGCCCGAACTGCCCCATTTGCCATCGCTGGAAGTGCCAGATTTATCCGATTTGCCAGTTCCAAAGTTCCCTAATCTTCCAAATGACTTTCCTATCCCATCTGAGATCCCATGA